From the genome of Populus trichocarpa isolate Nisqually-1 chromosome 15, P.trichocarpa_v4.1, whole genome shotgun sequence, one region includes:
- the LOC112326067 gene encoding AP2/ERF and B3 domain-containing transcription factor RAV1-like has protein sequence MARFSKGLRKTDIKKRLSVPTGFLSSLPSFNAGGHAVDFQAVDGSGRVWAFRCSIRKKGHPKPVISKGWLAFVASKSLKGGDKVQFLKEKNEAGAKTHAYEIRAEKEIKIFGADMHP, from the coding sequence ATGGCGAGATTCTCAAAGGGGCTGAGGAAGACTGATATTAAGAAGAGACTCTCAGTGCCGACCGGGTTTCTCAGCTCTCTTCCATCTTTTAATGCTGGTGGTCATGCTGTAGATTTTCAAGCTGTAGATGGAAGTGGCCGTGTTTGGGCCTTCAGATGCTCAATTCGGAAGAAAGGACATCCAAAACCAGTTATTTCAAAGGGCTGGCTCGCTTTTGTTGCTAGCAAGAGCCTTAAAGGTGGTGACAAGGTCCAGTTTTTAAAGGAGAAAAACGAAGCTGGCGCCAAAACACATGCTTACGAGATTCGGGCTGAGAAAGAAATCAAGATATTTGGTGCTGATATGCACCCATAA
- the LOC127904379 gene encoding uncharacterized protein LOC127904379, with product MARFSKVLRKTDIKKRLSVPTGFLSSLSSFNGGAHAVDFQAVDGSGRVWTFRCSIRKKGHPKPVISKGWLAFVASKSLKVGDKVQFLKEKNEAGAKTHAYEIRAEKEIFSSWMLPNTLLKRVSTNKSVLGSIKL from the exons ATGGCGAGATTCTCAAAGGTACTCAGGAAGACTGATATTAAAAAGAGACTCTCAGTGCCGACCGGGTTTCTCAGCtctctttcatcttttaatgGTGGTGCTCATGCTGTAGATTTTCAAGCTGTAGATGGAAGTGGCCGTGTTTGGACCTTCAGATGCTCAATTCGCAAGAAAGGACATCCAAAACCAGTTATTTCAAAGGGCTGGCTCGCTTTTGTTGCTAGCAAGAGCCTTAAAGTTGGTGACAAG GTCCAGTTTTTAAAGGAGAAAAACGAAGCTGGCGCCAAAACACATGCTTACGAGATTCGGGctgagaaagaaatattttcca GTTGGATGCTTCCTAACACGCTTTTAAAGCGTGTGTCTACAAATAAAAGCGTGTTAGGAAGCATCAAACTCTGA